In a single window of the Aminomonas paucivorans DSM 12260 genome:
- a CDS encoding EutN/CcmL family microcompartment protein, which produces MKLAKVVGSVVATRKDERLVGHKLLVVQTLMPGREGTYRPGRDEVGFAVAVDLVGAGTGETVLLCSGSSARSAAGDLSSPVDLAIVGIVDRSDVDDREVL; this is translated from the coding sequence GTGAAGCTTGCCAAGGTGGTGGGTTCGGTGGTGGCCACCCGGAAGGACGAACGTCTGGTGGGCCACAAGCTCCTGGTGGTGCAGACCCTCATGCCCGGACGGGAGGGTACCTATCGCCCCGGGCGGGACGAGGTGGGGTTCGCCGTGGCGGTGGACCTGGTGGGGGCGGGGACGGGGGAGACGGTGCTCCTCTGCTCCGGCAGCTCCGCCCGGAGCGCCGCGGGGGACCTGTCCTCCCCGGTGGACCTGGCCATCGTGGGCATCGTGGACCGATCGGACGTGGACGACCGGGAGGTGCTCTAG
- a CDS encoding cob(I)yrinic acid a,c-diamide adenosyltransferase codes for MGRLYTRGGDGGLTRLGDGTAVPKDHRRVETSGLLDQAGAALGLARSLAPEALEEPIRRAQEDLMALMARISRARPDGPIPSPEELEARIEAIRSLCPFPDLFVLPGDSPSGGALHLARTLVRGAERQAVALAREEGADEGVLAALNRTSDLLFALALWADREERVGRIARRVMQELREDPPRCGVGLEEAKDLIEVMEGKAREVGVPMALAVTDETGALAAFLRQDGVLPVSVDLARQKAFTCTRIRMSTGELAPLVQPGAALYGMQNQRDFVVFGGGIPLWRGEVLAGAVGVSGGTVEQDVTVAGAGAEAWKRRGR; via the coding sequence GTGGGGCGCCTCTACACCCGAGGGGGGGACGGGGGCCTGACCCGGCTGGGGGACGGCACGGCGGTGCCCAAGGACCACCGAAGGGTGGAGACCAGCGGCCTGCTGGATCAGGCGGGAGCCGCCCTGGGCCTGGCCCGGTCCCTGGCGCCCGAGGCCCTGGAAGAACCCATCCGGCGGGCCCAGGAGGACCTGATGGCCCTCATGGCCCGGATCTCCCGGGCCCGCCCCGACGGCCCCATCCCCTCCCCGGAGGAGCTGGAGGCCCGCATCGAGGCGATCCGTTCCCTCTGTCCCTTCCCGGACCTGTTCGTCCTCCCCGGGGACAGCCCCTCGGGAGGGGCGCTCCACCTGGCCCGCACCCTGGTGCGGGGGGCGGAGCGGCAGGCCGTGGCCCTGGCACGGGAGGAGGGGGCGGACGAGGGGGTGCTGGCCGCCCTGAACCGCACCTCCGACCTGCTCTTCGCCCTGGCCCTGTGGGCGGACCGGGAGGAGCGGGTGGGGCGCATCGCCCGCCGGGTGATGCAGGAGCTTCGGGAGGATCCGCCCCGGTGCGGGGTGGGGCTGGAGGAGGCCAAGGATCTGATCGAGGTCATGGAGGGGAAGGCCCGGGAGGTGGGGGTCCCCATGGCCCTGGCGGTGACGGACGAGACGGGGGCCCTGGCGGCCTTCCTGCGCCAGGACGGGGTGTTGCCGGTGAGCGTGGACCTGGCCCGCCAGAAGGCCTTCACCTGCACCCGGATCCGGATGAGCACCGGGGAGCTGGCCCCCCTGGTGCAGCCCGGGGCGGCTCTCTATGGCATGCAGAACCAGCGGGATTTCGTGGTCTTCGGCGGGGGCATCCCCCTCTGGCGGGGGGAGGTCCTGGCGGGGGCCGTGGGGGTCAGCGGCGGGACGGTGGAACAGGACGTGACGGTGGCCGGTGCGGGGGCGGAAGCCTGGAAGAGACGAGGGAGGTAG
- a CDS encoding aldehyde dehydrogenase, which yields MAMAKEQLIENVVGRVLSLLGEEGVSSCGYEKVDEAVAAAGAAQKAWQWDFSLEARMRVVDRLRRDLLEGDVIREVSALTLEETGMGRLDDKLIKKRLAVEKTPGPEFFATKATSGDHGLVLEELSPFGVIASITPSTNPVASVFNNTLCMISGGNGVVFAPHPGAVKSTLRALEYVTRSLEASGAPSGLVTTLTQPSMENLGLLMEHRGIQLISATGGPGVVKAALSSGKPAVGAGPGNPPVVVDETADLRAAARDVILGCSFDNNLPCIAEKELFAVNCIADELKKHMLESGAFELKDPKDVGKLMELTLRGGAPNKACVGKSAPWLLEQIGLKVGGDVRVILVETPEDHPFVQVEMLMPLLPLVRVADFDEALAASLRAEHGFRHSAAIHSTHVVHMSRMARAMETTIFTKNAPSYASIGVGGDCPTAFTIATTTGQGPTTPLSFCRTRRCLLHGAFRIV from the coding sequence ATGGCGATGGCAAAGGAGCAGCTCATCGAAAACGTGGTGGGTCGGGTCCTCTCCCTCCTGGGAGAGGAGGGGGTTTCTTCCTGCGGCTACGAGAAGGTGGACGAGGCGGTGGCCGCTGCGGGGGCGGCCCAGAAGGCCTGGCAGTGGGACTTCTCCCTGGAGGCCCGGATGCGGGTGGTGGACCGCCTGCGCCGGGACCTGCTGGAGGGGGACGTGATCCGGGAGGTGTCCGCCCTGACCCTGGAGGAGACGGGCATGGGGCGGCTGGACGACAAGCTGATCAAAAAGCGCCTGGCCGTGGAGAAGACCCCGGGGCCGGAGTTCTTCGCCACCAAGGCCACCAGCGGGGACCACGGCCTGGTGCTGGAGGAGCTGTCCCCCTTCGGGGTCATCGCCTCCATCACCCCCTCCACCAACCCGGTGGCCTCGGTGTTCAACAACACCCTCTGCATGATCTCCGGGGGCAACGGGGTGGTCTTCGCCCCCCACCCCGGGGCAGTGAAGTCCACCCTGAGGGCGCTGGAGTACGTGACCCGCTCCCTGGAGGCCAGCGGCGCCCCCTCGGGCCTGGTGACCACCCTCACCCAGCCCAGCATGGAGAACCTGGGGCTCCTCATGGAGCACCGGGGCATCCAGCTCATCTCTGCCACCGGAGGCCCCGGGGTGGTGAAGGCCGCCCTCTCCTCCGGCAAGCCCGCCGTGGGGGCGGGTCCCGGCAACCCCCCGGTGGTGGTGGACGAGACGGCGGACCTGCGGGCCGCCGCCCGGGACGTGATCCTGGGCTGCTCCTTCGACAACAACCTGCCCTGCATCGCCGAGAAGGAACTCTTCGCGGTAAACTGCATCGCCGACGAGCTGAAGAAGCACATGCTGGAGAGCGGGGCCTTCGAGCTGAAGGACCCGAAGGACGTGGGGAAGCTGATGGAGCTGACCCTGCGGGGAGGCGCCCCCAACAAGGCCTGCGTGGGCAAGTCCGCCCCTTGGCTGCTGGAGCAGATCGGCCTGAAGGTGGGGGGGGACGTGCGGGTGATCCTGGTGGAGACCCCGGAGGACCACCCCTTCGTGCAGGTGGAGATGCTCATGCCCCTGCTGCCCCTGGTGCGGGTGGCGGACTTCGACGAGGCCCTGGCGGCGTCCCTGCGGGCGGAGCACGGTTTCCGGCACAGCGCCGCCATCCACAGCACCCACGTGGTCCACATGAGCCGCATGGCCCGGGCCATGGAGACCACCATCTTCACCAAGAACGCCCCCTCCTATGCCTCCATCGGCGTGGGGGGCGACTGCCCCACCGCCTTCACCATCGCCACCACCACCGGCCAGGGACCCACCACCCCCCTGTCCTTCTGCCGCACCCGGCGCTGCCTGCTCCACGGGGCGTTCCGGATCGTCTAG
- a CDS encoding 4Fe-4S dicluster domain-containing protein, translating into MERGELARRVFEAGVVGAGGAGFPTHVKLAAEGIDTYLINGAECEPLLTVDQHLMEAEAPRLVRAAASVAEALGATRAVFGLKKKYRRQIDALRAAGGEVAEVGNTYPAGDEVILIQEVLGRTVPEGGLPLLVGAVVNNPETLLNVAEALEGRPVTHTYVTLGGAVASRGVWRVPVGTDGAELLAAAGGVTEDDPAYIEGGPMTGKYRFDPHFPVTKATKGLLVVPRTSALVRYETLDVERMLNQARVACCQCVQCTLACSRNLVGYDLEPHRIMRLLAYGPMGLPEVAKQAFLCSECNLCSGLHACPMQLSPRRVNQVLKARMREAGIRPDFPRREIEPRREQPYRQVPSHRLVQRLGLERYEGPSPFRGDLRPSGDLTVLLKQHAGVPAVPCVAPGQVLEAGALLGSPPEGALGARVHAPLGGQVVRVTPEAVILRPAAAGQEG; encoded by the coding sequence ATGGAGCGGGGGGAACTGGCCCGAAGGGTCTTCGAGGCGGGGGTGGTGGGCGCGGGGGGCGCGGGCTTCCCCACCCACGTGAAGCTCGCCGCGGAGGGCATCGACACCTACCTGATCAACGGGGCGGAGTGCGAACCCCTCCTCACGGTGGACCAGCACCTCATGGAGGCGGAGGCCCCCCGGCTGGTGCGGGCCGCCGCCTCCGTGGCGGAGGCCTTGGGGGCGACCCGGGCGGTCTTTGGCCTCAAGAAGAAGTACCGACGGCAGATCGACGCCCTCCGGGCCGCCGGGGGGGAGGTGGCGGAGGTGGGGAACACCTACCCCGCGGGGGACGAGGTGATCCTCATCCAGGAGGTCCTGGGCCGCACGGTCCCCGAGGGGGGGCTGCCCCTCCTGGTGGGGGCGGTGGTGAACAACCCCGAGACCCTGCTGAACGTGGCGGAGGCCCTGGAGGGCCGACCGGTGACCCACACCTACGTCACCCTGGGGGGCGCGGTGGCGTCCCGGGGGGTCTGGCGGGTCCCCGTGGGGACCGACGGGGCGGAGCTTCTGGCCGCCGCAGGGGGTGTCACGGAGGACGACCCGGCGTACATCGAGGGAGGCCCCATGACGGGCAAATACCGCTTCGACCCCCACTTTCCCGTCACCAAGGCCACCAAGGGACTTCTGGTGGTGCCCCGCACCTCCGCCCTGGTGCGCTATGAGACCCTGGACGTGGAGCGCATGCTGAACCAGGCCCGGGTGGCCTGCTGTCAGTGCGTCCAGTGCACCCTGGCCTGCTCCCGCAACCTGGTGGGCTACGACCTGGAACCCCACCGGATCATGCGCCTGCTGGCCTACGGCCCCATGGGACTGCCGGAGGTGGCCAAGCAGGCCTTCCTCTGCTCGGAGTGCAACCTCTGCAGCGGCCTCCACGCCTGCCCCATGCAGCTCTCCCCTCGACGGGTGAACCAGGTCCTCAAGGCCCGGATGCGGGAGGCGGGGATCCGGCCCGACTTTCCGAGGCGGGAGATCGAACCCCGACGGGAGCAGCCCTACCGACAGGTGCCCAGCCACCGTCTGGTGCAGCGCCTGGGGCTGGAGCGCTACGAGGGACCCTCCCCCTTCCGGGGAGACCTGCGCCCCTCCGGGGACCTGACGGTCCTCCTGAAGCAGCACGCCGGGGTCCCGGCGGTTCCCTGCGTGGCTCCGGGCCAGGTCCTGGAGGCGGGGGCCCTGCTGGGCTCTCCCCCCGAGGGGGCCCTGGGGGCCCGGGTGCACGCCCCCCTGGGGGGCCAGGTGGTCCGGGTGACCCCCGAGGCCGTGATTCTACGACCCGCCGCGGCGGGACAGGAAGGGTGA
- a CDS encoding BMC domain-containing protein, with the protein MDKALAVVELISVARGVAAADEMLKGGDVTLHVSCSVCPGKYLIVAGGQVGAVKSALKTGLAAGAEAVTDSLLLPNAHPDLFPALSGATDPGALASLGVVETMSGPAAVEGADAAAKAARVRLLEIRLGRGLGAKALFSFTGDVSEVRTAAKAAENLIAPKGLLVDLTVIPRPHKDLLPFVV; encoded by the coding sequence ATGGACAAGGCGCTGGCGGTGGTGGAGCTGATCAGCGTGGCCCGGGGCGTGGCGGCGGCGGACGAGATGCTCAAGGGAGGGGACGTGACCCTCCACGTGTCCTGCTCCGTCTGCCCGGGGAAGTACCTCATCGTGGCGGGAGGCCAGGTGGGGGCGGTGAAGAGCGCCCTCAAGACGGGCCTGGCGGCGGGGGCGGAGGCGGTGACGGACTCCCTCCTCCTGCCCAACGCCCACCCGGACCTCTTCCCCGCCCTGTCGGGGGCCACGGACCCGGGGGCCCTCGCCTCCCTGGGGGTGGTGGAGACCATGAGCGGCCCCGCCGCGGTGGAGGGGGCGGACGCCGCCGCCAAGGCCGCCCGGGTGCGACTGTTGGAGATCCGCCTGGGCCGGGGCCTGGGGGCCAAGGCCCTCTTCAGTTTCACCGGCGACGTCTCGGAGGTGCGCACCGCCGCCAAGGCGGCGGAAAACCTCATCGCCCCCAAGGGCCTCCTGGTGGACCTGACGGTGATCCCCCGCCCCCACAAGGACCTGCTGCCCTTCGTGGTCTGA